The Prunus persica cultivar Lovell chromosome G8, Prunus_persica_NCBIv2, whole genome shotgun sequence genome includes a region encoding these proteins:
- the LOC18767292 gene encoding uncharacterized protein LOC18767292 — protein MAFHTRSNSFPSRPHPIIQEVDEHLCRLRSSEIASISSSSICHKLSGLQDLHDCVDKLLQLPLTQQALAKEQNEKWTNELLDGSLRLLDVCSSTKDAILQTKECVQDLQSIIRRTRGDESGALTSEVRKYLTSRKMVKKTIQKAMKNLKGIENRSIFSSPNQDNESIAIVNKLREVEAVTLAVYESLLSFISGPKSQPSSWSLVSKMKHSKKVACEEETEANEFAQVDAALNSLIGHKTSKSQNKSVENAQNQLEKLESCIQDQEEGVECLFRQLIKTRVSLLNILNH, from the coding sequence ATGGCTTTCCACACACGCTCTAACAGCTTCCCCTCAAGGCCACACCCGATCATTCAAGAAGTTGACGAACATTTGTGTAGACTGAGGTCTTCTGAGATCGCCTCcatatcttcatcatcaataTGCCACAAACTAAGTGGCCTCCAAGACTTGCATGATTGTGTTGATAAGCTGCTTCAGTTGCCTCTCACACAGCAAGCCTTGGCCAAAGAGCAGAATGAGAAATGGACTAATGAGCTATTAGATGGCTCTCTCAGGCTCTTGGATGTTTGCAGCAGCACCAAGGATGCTATCTTGCAAACCAAGGAATGCGTACAGGATCTTCAATCGATCATACGAAGAACACGAGGAGATGAATCTGGAGCACTCACCAGTGAGGTTAGGAAATACTTAACCTCTAGGAAGATGGTGAAAAAGACAATCCAAAAGGCTATGAAGAATCTCAAGGGAATCGAAAACAGATCCATCTTCTCTTCCCCAAACCAGGACAACGAGTCTATTGCCATTGTTAACAAGTTGAGAGAAGTTGAAGCAGTCACTCTTGCAGTGTATGAGTCACTGCTTTCCTTCATCTCTGGACCAAAATCACAGCCAAGCAGCTGGTCATTGGTCTCCAAGATGAAGCACTCCAAAAAAGTTGCTTGTGAGGAAGAAACAGAAGCCAATGAATTTGCACAAGTGGATGCTGCATTGAACTCACTCATTGGACACAAGACAAGCAAAAGTCAAAACAAAAGTGTCGAAAATGCCCAGAACCAGCTCGAGAAGCTGGAGTCATGCATTCAAGACCAAGAAGAAGGAGTTGAGTGCCTATTTAGGCAATTGATCAAAACAAGAGTCTCCCTCCTCAACATCCTTAACCACTAG